TTCTCTTCTCCTGTAAAATTAAGATATCTTTCTATTATCATCTGGCAGTATTCTTCTTCATATTCAATACCATACATATTTTTCCCTGATATTTCTGCTGCTATTAGTGAACTTCCACTTCCTAAAAATCCATCCCATATATTTTTATGA
This genomic window from Sebaldella sp. S0638 contains:
- a CDS encoding DNA methyltransferase is translated as HKNIWDGFLGSGSSLIAAEISGKNMYGIEYEEEYCQMIIERYLNFTGEEKIVINGQKVLWSEYKERVPNE